In Pongo abelii isolate AG06213 chromosome 5, NHGRI_mPonAbe1-v2.0_pri, whole genome shotgun sequence, a single genomic region encodes these proteins:
- the LOC100459887 gene encoding oligosaccharyltransferase complex subunit OSTC-like, with protein METLYRVPFLVLKCPNLKLKKPPWLHMPLAMIAYALMVVSYFLLTGGIIYDVIVEPPSVGSMTDEHGHQRPVAFLAYRVNEQYIMEGLASSFLFTMGGLGFIFLDQWNAPNIPKLNRFLLLFIGFICVLLSFFMARVFMRMKLPGYLMG; from the coding sequence ATGGAGACTTTGTACCGTGTCCCATTCTTAGTGCTCAAATGTCCCAACCTGAAGCTGAAGAAGCCACCCTGGCTGCACATGCCATTGGCCATGATTGCGTATGCTCTGATGGTGGTGTCTTACTTCCTCCTCACTGGAGGAATAATTTATGATGTTATTGTTGAACCTCCAAGTGTTGGCTCTATGACTGATGAACACGGGCATCAGAGGCCAGTAGCTTTCTTGGCCTACAGAGTAAATGAACAATATATTATGGAAGGACTTGCTTCCAGCTTCCTGTTTACAATGGGAGGTTTAGGTTTCATATTCCTGGACCAATGGAATGCACCAAATATCCCAAAACTCAATAGATTTCTTCTTCTATTCATTGGATTCATTTGTGTCCTATTGAGCTTTTTCATGGCTAGAGTATTCATGAGAATGAAACTGCCGGGATATCTGATGGGTTAG